In Lonchura striata isolate bLonStr1 chromosome 2, bLonStr1.mat, whole genome shotgun sequence, a single genomic region encodes these proteins:
- the DYNLT3 gene encoding dynein light chain Tctex-type 3, translated as MEEFHPHNDEMIFNADEAHNIVKECIENVLGKADYNHNKVNQWTAAIVEQSLTHLVKLGKTYKYIVTCAVMQRSGAGLHTASSCFWDTTTDGTCTVRWENRTMNCIVNVFAVAIIL; from the exons ATGGAGGAGTTTCACCCCCACAACGATGAG ATGATCTTCAATGCTGATGAGGCCCACAACATAGTTAAGGAG TGCATAGAAAATGTTTTAGGCAAGGCAGATTATAATCACAACAAAGTCAACCAATGGACTGCTGCTATAGTAGAACAGTCACTGACCCATCTGGTGAAACTTGGGAAAACTTATAAGTACATTG TTACCTGTGCAGTGATGCAGAGGAGTGGAGCTGGTCTTCACACAGCAAGCTCATGCTTCTGGGATACCACAACTGATG GAACCTGCACAGTGAGATGGGAAAACCGAACCATGAACTGCATTGTCAATGTGTTTGCTGTTGCTATTATCCTGTAG